The nucleotide sequence aactgacatacaagctatggGGCAAGGATAACTGtggctttaaagatgaatgggaaccttttacaaagtatttgaagacaaacaaagcgaactggactccttggctggttttgaagaaacataaactttttattgataataatcagctaaatagtttgaggatttatacaactgtgtaacatgcagaaaacagcatttttagagaaatcaaagactggaactgagggaagtcggggggtgggggtgggtgggttctgtggggggaggaaggaaaaataggggtgggggaataaggatgatatgtttctggataatatgttctGTTTTAATTAAGAGTGGAGAAAACACTTTTAAGCTCTTACACCGACGCCATCTAACACCACAAAAATGTAATCACATTCATTTGTCTTCACCTGCACTTTCTTGGGGGGGTTTTAGTGTTGTTGGCCCCTGTTCCATTTGTGGTGCACCTGTGAGAAAATAAGGCATTTCTGCTTTGATAAATTAGTCTCATTACATATCAAAGCAGTTTCATGTGTTGTGCAACTGGCTCTGTTTCTCATGAACATTGAAAGAACTTGCAACCTAAGAAACTAACCACATTCCGTCCTGTGCTGGCCTTGCAGTGTTTAACATGGATTTGGAAGAAATTGGATCAGTTGCAACAGAAAATATGGACCATTGTGTCCTACTTGAGTAAAACAGGGTAATTTGTTATTGATGAGaggtttttaaattttgtaagATGTTAttataagaagaaaagaaaaatgccccctttcccttatggggtacccaagagcccatacagagtccttgcataggttccctattggtaggagaaaataacagaggccagccagagaatactgagaaacaatgcagctagtaagcttgatctttattgatctgttgcaacagggtgctcacacccccaccccaccccatgctgcaGGTAGGAggcacccagaacaatggtgtaaaggtaaaggtaaaggacccctgaacaataggtccagtcgtgaccgactctggggttgcagcgctcatctcgctttattggccgagggagccagcatacagcttccgggtcatgtggtcagcatgactaaccagcttctggcgaaccagagcagcgcacagaaacgccgtttaccttcccgccggagtggtacctatttatctacttgcacttggacgtgcttttgaactgctaggttggcaggagcagggactgagcaacgggagctcaccccgttgtggggattcgaaccaccaaccttctgatcggcaagccctaggctctgtggtttaacgcacagcaccacccgcgtcccttgaacaATGGTGTACAAggtcttatatagactttttaaaATTGCCACCCTGCAGCCCAATACCACCcctcaatacatcatacatacatcacagaaggggcggtctacaacagaatcctgtctggcaggaaacctgttgatgggtttaacTGGCTGTTTACCTGGAGTACCTGGCCAtccttttgtgatgataaatgcTTAATTCCGGAgtgcaggtcacaggctcaccctattcatatcttaaatgtgcccttaaggcaggatttgtgagcaaagagacaatggggaggtttttcccatttcctccctccttgcagagaaacatttgaggtcaatttgggagagacaaaatggtttcaggacttgtGTTGCGAAGTCACACTGCCTAGGCTAGTGCCATGGAGAGGTcacagtgctgctaacacagcagtttgactttatcCCTGGAGACACATTCcacacagatggatgccaacaataataGTTAAGTAACTACATCATTTTGCAACAGCAGAAAGTTGGACAAATAACATAATATTTGATGGAAGATGACCTTGCACCTGAACAGAAACAGTACTGAATGTGAAAAGTACAGAACAGGAAATAAAGTTATGCCTTCTTACATGCCTAAATGCAAGTCATTAGGGATGTAAGCTCCGATCAGCTTCCTAGGATGTGTTGGCAACATGTGCACTCGATACTCTAGTCTATTTCATCTCTGGGTCCTTGTTCCCATCCTAACCATAAATCTCAGATCTcctttgaaaacttaataaaaacccAGCATCAAAAAGATTGGAGTCCATCAGGGATCGGACATTGAGCAAGTGCAACATGTGGTGCAATAATGACAAAATAAGGCATATGAACTGTTGGCTGCTAATGCTGAGCTTGCACAATATTTGAGCTGCTGCTTATGTCTATAGATGTAGATAGGATCCTACTGTTCCTCTTTATTTAGTTTAGTTAATAAGCAGCTAGCTGGAGCTATTATTTATACGTCTTTTAGCTTGGCTCTGCTCCAAGCAGCTCTTTGCTTCATGCAAAATTTCTCCTTCCCCTCAACAACACTGCGAGGAATGCTAAATAAAGCGGTGGAAACATAAAAGGTCTTCCAGTGAACTTCTTGGTGGAGCAGGAATTAGAAATCTCCTCCTCCAAGTCCTGCCAGGGGCGTGTATGCATCCTAATGCTTGAATTCTTTTTCCCTGCAGGTTTCAGCCATGTGGCTCTACCTGGCTGCCCTGCTGGGGCTTTACTTCCTTCGCCGATGGTACAAGGAGAGACAGACGGTGGAGAACCTGACGGAGAAATATGTCTTCATCACGGGGTGTGACTCTGGCTTTGGAAACCTACTTGCCAGGCAGCTGGATGCCCGGGGCCTGCGGGTGCTGGCAGCCTGTCTCACGCAGAAGGGGGCAGAGCAGCTGGACAAGGCCACCTCAGAGCGCTTGAAAACCACCATTCTGGATGTCACCAGCACAGAGAGTGTGGCGGCAGCGACGGAGTGGGTGAAAGGGTGCATTGGGAACAAAGGTGAATCTCTACCTTCCTTGTGGTGCCTCTGTGCTATTGGTGGGACGGGGGATTAGAATTGCCTCTCTGTATTCATTTGTAGGCCACTTTCCCCACATAATTgtgcccaaagtggctcacaacgtGTAAAAGAAAGAATAAGCATAACAATTCAGAAAATACCTTAGAGATAATCATTATCAGCATTCAATAATAGATCTCAGAGCCAGCTCCAGACATTTGGGTGCCTGGGAGCATGGGACACCCCCTCTGGGAATCCCGGGAACTGTCGTTTGTCAAGGATGCTGAATTGAAAAGTGGAAACAACACTCCAGCTTGACAGATATTTTCTCTAGTCTTTGGGGTTCCCAAGCCCAGTCAAACTCTTGATGTGGGGAAAGAGAATTGATTGTTTTAACtgcaaaggggaaagaagaagaatgatGTGAAAATAGAAAGGCAAATTTAACAGAGAAGGGCAGGggcatttttgttgttcttttggtTACTTTTTAAATACTGTATCACTTTTGGGGTTTTGCTGCGGGAGGAGTTTCTGAATGCAGCAAAACTCTGGGCAGCAGCAGCGTGGCAACCCCAGAATCCCAACCCACAACCCACAGCAGCCACTGTGCCACAGTCTAGACCCCCATGCAGCCCTATGTCCCCCCTACAagggcagaccccccccccatgctgctgctgggcaggaaAGAAACGgagagaaaagcaagcaagctttTTCATTGTGATTGacaatggattatttttttttgggggggggggcttgtatgcaaatcagcagcctgccaCCACTGTAGCTGCTGGGCAAATTAGCAAAGTCCTTTCCCGGATCTCATCCTTTGCAAGTCTTGCTTTCACCACTGCCAGGCATACACAAATGTCTGCTCCGCTGTTACAAGGAAGGCATTGCTGGCTTGGCTGGAGAAATTGCCGCTCACTTCTTCTCTGCCCTCACCTCTGCCCACCCACAAGGAGGGTTCTCAGCAGCAGCTTGGCCAGGTGACCTGTGTGTCTTGGTGGGGTTTCCACTTGTCCCTTGTAATAGGGGATTGCCCCTTATTTCGAGGGAAAatgctgcataataataataataataataataataataataataataataatacctctattgtcaatgtacaacctgtgtacaatcaaattaaccgagcctcccctccccccaaacactcaatctcattgcactctgtgtgcttgtcgcagaACACACCAATCCCGGAAGTCaattgcactatattattttccgttcagcagcctaacagtccacagatagaaactgttttttagcctgttaaGGGATGTAGTTTGACCCTTATGTCTGCCTTACTTTCTCCCCGTACCCCAACCTCCTCTGCTGAGCTCAGCTGCTCCCTCCCATCTCTACCAGAGCTGTTGCCTCTCTCCTGCCTGTCcactttccatttctctctcttcgtCTCCCCTTTTCCCTACCTTACCCCTCCTGTTACACTAAATCCAGTCAGCGACACAGCTGTGGCCCAATGGAAGGCAGCAGAGGATGGCGAGTGTTTGGGGATGGAATGGAATGTGGGTCCTCATTCCTTTTACATGCTTCCCTGACCCTGTTCCTTTACAGAGGGGTAGGATGGACATTTCAGACCTATTCTTTAAGTACCAAAGAaaaccccacccccagaaaaccCACGAAAATTCAAGAAACTGTCACAATCCTAAATTTACTTTCAGCCTGATCCTTTGAAAATAGAAATAAGTCCCAATTAGTTCCGTTTAATTTACTTTCAAATAGGTACGCAGCTAATTGAAGCCTTAAAATGGTTGTTGTTTTAGTTATTTCAATAAATTGATGCCTAAGCACAAACAATCTATTCATGTGATGGCCTTATTTGTTAGGGTTGCTAATAGGAAAAACACCTGTTCTTTCTCACAGGGCTTTGGGGCTTGGTGAACAACGCAGGCACAGCTCTACCATCAGGTCCCAACGAATGGCTGACCAAAGATGACTTTGCAAAGGTGATCAATGTCAACCTTCTTGGGATGATTGATGTGACGCTACACATGGTGCCTCTGGTGAGGAGAGCCAGAGGAAGGGTGGTCAACGTGTGCAGTACGATGGGACGCCTGGCCTGCTTTGGAGGTGGTTACTGCCCATCCAAGTTTGGTGCGGAAGCCTTCTCTGACAGCCTGAGGTAAGCAGAGCAGCTCTTTAATGTCCTCTTCTGCTTGCTTTAGTGCAACATCTGCCATACTCCCTAACCACTTGCCAGGCTGGAAGTGGCTGATGTGAGTCCTCCTGCTTTAGTTGCTAAGTCTGGGGAAATTGGGCTGCAGGGAGAAAGAGCTGAGAAATATGGCAGCTGCCCAGGGCTTTGCCCAAGACTCGCACAACTTGAGATGAATGTATCCAGGCACAGGCCATGCCCACATCTGGCCTTGAACCAAACTTTTCAAATCACAATCCCGCAATTGGATGTGTGGCTCTCAGTCTAGGACCTTCTCATTAATGGTGAACATGCTTTGGATGTCCCCCTGTTTTCCTTAGAATAGTTCGGGCCCAACATACTTTATAGAAATGTTGATtaccatgttgaaaagtgtgtgcttTTCCCaactatttaaaggtaaagggacccctgactattaggtccagtcgcggacgactctggggttgtggcgctcatctcgctttattggccaagggagctggtgtacatcttctgggtcatgtggccagcatgactaagccgcttctggcgaatcagagcagtgcacggaaacaccgtttaccttcccgccggagcagtacctatttatctacttgcactttgatgtgctttcgaactgctaggttggcaggagcagggaccgagcaacaggagctcaccccgttgcggggcttcgaaccactgaccttctgattggcaagtcctaggctctgtggtttaacccacagtgccacccatgtcccttccaactatttATGTACCACTTAATTATCAAAGTGTGGGACTGAGCAGTTATCTGCAGATATGCAATGCCCAAGCTCACGTAGCAGGGAGTTCACTTTGGGGCTGCTAACAttgcggtttgacttcacccgcagaggcacactccattctcTCTTGATGCCAACAGCTAAGCTGTGAATGTGTAGCATTCGGAGAGAAATTCTGTGTGACATCCTCTCATGGTTGTTTGCACTGTAATTTTTTTCTGCACAAAGGAGGTTTGGTAAAACCCTTAAATGCTCCTTTTTTAGAACACGGGGTCCCAGAACCCAAAGAACAGGGTCTTGTTCCTTTGCTACAAGTGACCTGCCTTGTTCCTCTTAACAAGAAGACTGGGCAGAGATGGCAGAGgctgcagggaggagggtgggaagCAGCCCTGGCAGAAAAGGCTCCTTGCTCTCTGCAGCAACTTTCCCCCACTAGGTTAAGGTCTCCCTTCAGGAAGGCATTTGATGTATCAGCGAGACTTTGAAGCAAGTCCCAGCTAGActggggtagtcaaccttttcatACCTCCCGCCCaccaatgcatctttcttgatggtaaaatttccttaccgcccaccagtgctggaaggaaggaggattcagcttgtgccgtagaaccccctgccacccacctagaatcctgaaacgcccactagtgggcggtagggaccaggttgacaacccctgaggTGGACTTTGAAGCATGTCCTCATGACTGTCTCTTAATACAACTGGTGTTGTGTCATACACAATCCTCTCCTGGGTGGGGCGTACCCTGGCTCCTGCaagagggcagaaggcaggggagCTGCATTTCACATCTTTTCTTTCTCctcaattttgattttttttttgttatttaaagAA is from Podarcis muralis chromosome 2, rPodMur119.hap1.1, whole genome shotgun sequence and encodes:
- the LOC114592988 gene encoding retinol dehydrogenase 7-like; this translates as MWLYLAALLGLYFLRRWYKERQTVENLTEKYVFITGCDSGFGNLLARQLDARGLRVLAACLTQKGAEQLDKATSERLKTTILDVTSTESVAAATEWVKGCIGNKGLWGLVNNAGTALPSGPNEWLTKDDFAKVINVNLLGMIDVTLHMVPLVRRARGRVVNVCSTMGRLACFGGGYCPSKFGAEAFSDSLRRELHPFGVQVSIIEPGGFQTTIFTQAKENLKTVWNRVPSDIKEVYGKQYLENYCKIAQDVFSTSNSKLHLVTDCMEHALTSCYPRTRYSAGWDAKLLYIPASYFPTSIVDFVASCIQPKPAQAV